The Toxotes jaculatrix isolate fToxJac2 chromosome 14, fToxJac2.pri, whole genome shotgun sequence genome window below encodes:
- the LOC121192765 gene encoding 40S ribosomal protein S8, which produces MGISRDNWHKRRKTGGKRKPYHKKRKYELGRPPANTKIGPRRIHTVRVRGGNKKYRALRLDGGNYSWGSECCTRKTRIIDVVYNASNNELVRTKTLVKNCIVLVDSLPFRQWYEAHYATPLGRKKGAKLTPEEEEVLNKKRSKRTQKKYDERKKTAKISTLLEEQFQQGKLLACIASRPGQCGRADGYILEGKELEFYLRKIKAKKGK; this is translated from the exons ATGG gtaTCTCAAGGGACAACTGGCATAAACGCCGCAAGACCGGTGGTAAACGCAAGCCCTACCACAAGAAGAGGAAGTATGAGCTTGGGCGCCCACCTGCAAACACAAAG ATTGGACCTCGCCGCATCCACACAGTGAGGGTCCGTGGTGGAAACAAGAAGTACCGTGCTCTGAGGTTGGATGGTGGAAACTACTCATGGGGCTCTGAGT GCTGCACAAGGAAGACCAGGATCATCGATGTGGTCTACAATGCCTCCAACAACGAGCTGGTCAGAACCAAGACCCTGGTGAAGAACTGCATAGTCCTCGTCGACAGCCTTCCCTTCAGGCAGTGGTATGAGGCTCACTACGCCACTCCTCTGGGACGCAAGAAGGGAGCCAAGCTG actcctgaggaggaagaggtccTGAACAAGAAGAGGTCAAAGAGGACCCAGAAGAAATACGATGAGCGTAAAAAGACGGCCAAGATCAGCACCCTCTTGGAGGAGCAGTTCCAGCAGGGAAAACTGCTTG CTTGCATCGCCTCCAGACCCGGCCAGTGCGGCAGGGCCGATGGTTACATCCTGGAAGGCAAGGAGCTCGAGTTCTACCTGAGGAAGATCAAGGCCAAGAAAGGCAAATAG
- the rabggtb gene encoding geranylgeranyl transferase type-2 subunit beta, giving the protein MGTQVKDVIIKPDAPSSLLLDKHADYIAAYGSKKDDYEYTLSEYLRMSGIYWGLTVMDLMSQLPRMNREEIIDFIKACQHECGGISASIGHDPHLLYTLSAVQILSLYDNVDAIDVDKVVEYIKGLQQEDGSFAGDKWGEIDTRFSFCAVATLALLGKMDQINVDKAVEFVLSCMNFDGGFGCRPGSESHAGQIYCCTGFLSLTGQLHQVNADLLGWWLCERQLPSGGLNGRPEKLPDVCYSWWVLASLKIINRIHWIDKAKLRTFILACQDEETGGFADRPGDMVDPFHTLFGVAGLSLLGDEQIKLVNPVLCMPEDVLQRIGLQPELLS; this is encoded by the exons ATG GGTACCCAAGTGAAAGATGTCATCATTAAGCCCGACGCTCCCAGCTCACTGTTGCTGGACAAACATGCAGACTACATCGCTGCCTACGGCTCCAAAAAAGATGATTAT gagTACACATTGTCCGAGTACCTGAGGATGAGCGGTATCTACTGGGGGCTGACGGTGATGGACCTGATGAGCCAGCTGCCCCGCATGAACCGGGAGGAGATTATAGACTTCATCAAAGCCTGTCAGCATGAGTGCGGAGGTATCAGCGCCAGCATCGGACACGACCCCCACCTTCTGTACACCTTGAGCGCTGTCCAG ATCTTGTCATTATATGACAACGTGGACGCGATTGATGTGGACAAAGTGGTGGAATATATCAAAGGGCTGCAGCAGGAAGACGGCTCATTTGCAGGAGACAAATGGG GAGAAATAGACACAAGGTTTTCCTTCTGTGCTGTTGCTACACTTGCGTTACTG GGCAAGATGGACCAGATAAATGTTGACAAAGCTGTAGAGTTCGTCTTATCCTGTATGAACTTTGATGGAGGTTTTGGCTGCAGACCTGGTTCGGAGTCTCACGCTGGTCAG ATTTACtgctgcactggcttcctgtcgCTCACCGGGCAGCTGCATCAGGTGAATGCCGACTTGCTTGGCTGGTGGCTCTGCGAGAGGCAGCTGCCGTCCGGGGGCCTCAACGGACGACCTGAGAAG CTTCCAGATGTGTGCTACTCGTGGTGGGTGTTGGCGTCGCTGAAAATCATCAATAGGATTCACTGGATCGACAAGGCCAAGCTGCGAACGTTCATCCTGGCCTGCCAGGACGAGGAGACGGGAGGTTTTGCCGATAGACCAGGAGACATG GTGGATCCTTTCCACACTCTGTTCGGAGTTGCAGGTCTGTCGCTCCTTGGAGATGAACAGATCAAGCTGGTGAATCCGGTGCTGTGCATGCCCGAGGACGTCCTGCAGAGGATCGGACTGCAGCCGGAGCTCCTGAGCTAG
- the acadm gene encoding medium-chain specific acyl-CoA dehydrogenase, mitochondrial — MLFNKVLRATVRSGIRLQSSSATAASAKASSSGHSSSLGFSFELTDQQKEFQELARRFAREEIIPAAPTYDRSGEYPFPIIKKAWELGLMNSHIPHEYGGMGLSIFDSCLITEELAYGCTGVQTAIEANSLGQMPVIIAGNDAQKKKYLGRMTEEPFMCAYCVTEPGAGSDVANIKTRAVKVGDEYVVNGQKMWITNGGKANWYFLLARTNSDPKCPASKAFTGFIVEADTPGIQIGRKEMNMGQRCSDTRGITFEDVRIPKENVLIEEGAGFKIAMGAFDNTRPPVAAGATGLAQRALDEATNYALERKTFGKVIAEHQAVSFLLAEMAMKVELARMAYQRSAWEVDQGRRNTYYASIAKAFAGDIANQVATDAVQVFGGNGFNSEYPVEKLMRDAKIYQIYEGTAQIQRIIIAREHLGRFKK, encoded by the exons ATGCTGTTCAACAag GTGCTCAGAGCCACCGTGCGGTCTGGGATCCGGCTGCAGAGCTCCAGTGCTACTGCAGCCAGCGCTAAAGCGTCTTCCAGTGGCCACTCATCATCCCTCGGCTTCTCTTTTG AGCTGACTGATCAGCAGAAGGAGTTCCAGGAGCTGGCGAGGAGGTTTGCACGTGAAGAGATCATCCCTGCTGCACCTACTTATGACAGGAGTGGTGAA TATCCTTTCCCCATCATCAAAAAAGCATGGGAGCTTGGTCTGATGAACAGCCACATTCCACACGAATATG GTGGAATGGGCTTGTCAATCTTTGATAGCTGCCTCATCACAGAAGAGCTGGCTTACGGCTGCACGGGAGTACAGACTGCTATAGAAGCAAACTCTCTGGGA CAAATGCCTGTTATTATTGCTGGGAATGAtgcacagaagaagaaatacCTGGGAAGAATGACGGAAGAGCCTTTTATGTGT GCGTACTGTGTCACAGAGCCCGGGGCGGGCTCTGATGTGGCCAACATCAAGACCCGAGCTGTGAAGGTGGGTGATGAGTATGTTGTCAACGGGCAGAAGATGTGGATCACAAACGGTGGGAAAGCTAACTG GTACTTCCTCCTGGCACGCACTAACTCAGACCCCAAATGTCCAGCTAGCAAGGCTTTTACTGGCTTCATTGTGGAGGCTGACACTCCAGGAATTCAAATTGGAAGGAAG GAGATGAACATGGGCCAGAGGTGCTCTGATACCAGAGGCATCACCTTTGAGGATGTGAGGATACCGAAGGAGAACGTCCTGATTGAAGAGGGAGCTGGATTCAAAATTGCCATGGGTGCATTTGACAACACTAGGCCACCA GTGGCAGCAGGAGCAACAGGCCTGGCACAGAGAGCACTTGATGAAGCTACCAATTATGCACTGGAGAGGAAGACCTTTGGCAAAGTTATCGCTGAG CACCAGGCCGTGTCGTTCCTTCTGGCCGAGATGGCGATGAAGGTGGAGCTGGCCAGGATGGCGTACCAGCGGTCAGCCTGGGAAGTGGACCAGGGCCGCAGAAACACCTACTATGCCTCCATTGCCAAGGCCTTTGCTGGAGACATCGCCAATCAGGTGGCCACTGACGCTGTTCAGGTATTTGGAGGCAACGGGTTCAACAGCGAATACCCAGTAGAGAAGCTGATGAGAGACGCCAAGATCTACCAG aTCTACGAGGGAACAGCTCAAATCCAAAGAATCATCATTGCCCGAGAACACCTGGGAAGATTCAAGAAATGA